The DNA window CAGGTGCTGAAGCTGTTCGAGGAAGGCTCCTACGAGCTGGTCCCGCACGACAATATGCGCAAGACCATCGCGCGCCGCCTGGTCGAGGCCAAGACCACCATTCCGCATTTCTACCTGACGCTCGACTGCGAACTCGACGCGCTGCTGGCGCTGCGCACGCAGATCAATGCCGCCGCACCGATAAAGAAGACCGACAAGGGCGAGGCTCCCGCCTACAAGCTGTCGGTCAACGACATGGTCATCAAGGCGATGGCCATGGCGCTGAAGGCGGTGCCGGATGCCAATGCCTCATGGACCGAAAGCGCCATGGTCAAGCACAAGCATGCCGATGTCGGCGTCGCCGTCTCGATCCCCGGTGGGCTGATCACGCCGATCATCCGGCATGCCGACGAGAAGTCGCTGTCCACCATCTCCAACGAGATGAAGGATCTGGCGAGCCGTGCACGCAGCCGCAAGCTGAAGCCGGAAGAGTATCAGGGCGGCACCACGGCCGTGTCGAACCTCGGCATGTTCGGCATCAAGGACTTCGCCGCCGTCATCAACCCGCCGCATGCGACGATCCTGGCGGTCGGGGCCGGCGAGGAGCGGGCCGTGGTCAGGAACGGCGAGATCAAAATAGCCACCGTGATGTCGGTGACGCTGTCGACGGACCATCGTGCCGTCGACGGGGCACTTGGCGCCGAACTGCTCGTCGCCTTCAAGCGGCTGATCGAGAATCCGATGGGGCTGTTGGTATAGGGCGTGTTGACAATCGAGTGAGGCCGGCCTGCAAAGCCGGCTCACATTCAGAAACGACTTGTCAGGCGTCGACCCTTGACCCATCTTCCCCAGCGGATCGCGTTCAAGGGAGGCAAGCATGCCTGCATTCGACCCGTCTGACGTCAAAACCCTGTTCGGCAAGGTCATGGGTGCCTCGCCGTCCGATATCAAGCTTGTGGCGCAGCGCCTGCACGATCACGCTTTCGAGCCGCGCATGTCGGCGGACGAGACGAGGCAGCTTGTCGCCAGCCTTGGTTATGACAGCCTGGACGCGTTCTGCGCCGATATCGGCCTGCCCGTCCATATTGCAGAGCGCTGGAGCCGTTTCGGCGTTTCCGGCGAGATGAAGCAGGTGTTCACGCTGCTGGCGGCCCAGCGCAGGCGGGTTGCCGAGGCGATCGCCGAATTCGAATCCATGACGCATGTCGGCGTCGAGGATTTCTTGCGCGAGCGCGGACTTATCTAGCTCGAACCGACGGTCAGAGCGAAAGCTGTCTTAGCCGCCCTTGGCCAGCAGCGCCGTGGCCGTTTCGCTGTCGGTGATCAGCACGTTGGTGCTGACGGCTTTCAGCGCGGCCAGGATCGCGGCCACCTTGCGTTTTCCGCCAGCGGCCAGCACGACATTCGGCACCTGGCCGACCATTTCGAGATCGATGGCCATGACGCGCCCGTTGACTTCGTGATCGACCAGCCTGCCGGCGGCATCGACGAAGTAGCACAGCATATTGGCGACCGCGCCTTTCGCCTTCAATGGCGCGATCAGCGATGACGGCACGATGCCATGGCGGAAGATGGTGGCGTCCGGCGACATGTCGCCGACGGTGAGCAGAGCAATGTCGGCGGCCGCGGCGCGGCGGCGCACGTCCTGCAGGGTCGGCTGTGCCCACAGGAGATCGCGAAGCGAAGGATTGTCCACCATCACCGGCGCGGTGATCTGGTAGCTGTCGACCTCGAAGACATCTGCGACCTTGGCCGCGACGATCGACGGGTTGATCCATTGCGAATGCGGCAGGCTGCCGACAAGTGCCACCACCGAAGCGCGCTTCAGCTGCCGGCGGGCGAGGAAACCCAGGCTTGCATGCAGCGTCGCGCCGCCGCCGATCGCCAGCGTCATGCCGTCCCGCATCTGCTCGCCGAGATAGGCCGCCACCGCATGGCCGATCGCCTTCTCCAGATGTTCGTGCGCCGAGGGTGTCGGGATGACGACAGCGGCGTTGAGGCCCCAGCGTTTTTCCAGCTGCCGCTCGAGCGCCACCTGCTCGGCGGTGGGCGCGTTTATCATGGTGACGACGATGCCTTCCGCGGTGCAGGCGGCCAACGTGCGCATGACCTTCACCCGGGAGACATCGAGCTTCTCGGCGATCTGCTCCTGCGTGAAGCCCTCGACATAATAGAGCCAGGCCGTCTTGACGTTGAGGTCCGACGAGACCATCGGCAGGCGAGCCGGTCTGGGTTTTTCGGCGGGCATCGGTTCAGGTCCCTCATGAGCCATGATCTGGCGGCGTTGCCCTCATCGGAGGAACGCCGGCCGGATGTCAACTGGATGCCGGCTTGCGGCATTCCGATTGTCGCACATCTCTGTTCATTTGTAATTGACATTGTACATATGAACATATTTTGTGGGTTCCACGCGCTGTGTCATCCACCAGTCATATGCGCCGTGCAGGGAGGAAGAGACGGGGAGCCGGCCAAGGGCCGGACCGGTCATGCACAGACAAGACAGGAGGTCTCATGAAGACGCTATTCATCAAGCTGCTGGCGAGCCAGCTGGCGCTCGCCGCAACTTTGTTTGCCGGCGTGGCAAGTGCCGAAACACTGACGCTCTATACATCGCAGCCGGAAGCCGACGCGGCCAAGACCGTGGATGCCTTCAAGAAGGCGCAACCCGGCATCGACGTGACCATCTATCGTTCCGGAACCAGCGACATCCTGACCAAGATGGCGGCCGAGTTCGCCGCCGGAAGCCCGCAGGCCGACGTGCTGTTGATCGCCGACGCGGTCTCAATGGAGCTGCTGAAGAAAGACGACAGGCTGATGGCCTATCCCGAGGCCAAGCTCGACGGCATCGAGGCCGACGCCTATGACGCCGACAAGACCTATTTCGGCAGCAAGCTGATCACCACCGGGATTGTCTACAACACCGCTGCCGCGGAAAAGCCGGAGCATTGGGCCGACCTTGCCAAGCCGGCCTATGCCGATGGGTTGGTCATGCCGAGCCCGCTCTATTCGGGAGCGGCCGCCTATCTGCTCTCGGGTTTCGCCGGGGATACGAACTATGGCTGGGATTTCTTCCAGAAGCTCAAGACCAACAACACCGTCAGCGTGCGCGGCAATGGCGCGGTGCTGAAGTCTGTGGCATCGGGCGAGAAGCCCTATGGCATCCTCGTCGACTTCATGGCGATGAACGCCAAGAAGAAGGGGTCGCCGGTCGAGTTCGTGTTCCCCTCGGAA is part of the Mesorhizobium loti genome and encodes:
- a CDS encoding pyruvate dehydrogenase complex dihydrolipoamide acetyltransferase — protein: MPTEVILPKVDMDMATGQISRWFATEGQQVKKGDVLFEIETDKAAMEIDAPASGVLRDVTGKEGVDIPVGAPVAWIYADGEAYGAKQDTAPISPLVGEMSTKSTEGGAVPPTSHSVTPPSALPGISPSGGEIGQSPSGARATPLARRLAREAGLALASVTGTGPYGRVVKADIDAAIAKGGAKEAPALAPEAPAAAAASAPAVKAMSDDQVLKLFEEGSYELVPHDNMRKTIARRLVEAKTTIPHFYLTLDCELDALLALRTQINAAAPIKKTDKGEAPAYKLSVNDMVIKAMAMALKAVPDANASWTESAMVKHKHADVGVAVSIPGGLITPIIRHADEKSLSTISNEMKDLASRARSRKLKPEEYQGGTTAVSNLGMFGIKDFAAVINPPHATILAVGAGEERAVVRNGEIKIATVMSVTLSTDHRAVDGALGAELLVAFKRLIENPMGLLV
- a CDS encoding sugar-binding transcriptional regulator — translated: MPAEKPRPARLPMVSSDLNVKTAWLYYVEGFTQEQIAEKLDVSRVKVMRTLAACTAEGIVVTMINAPTAEQVALERQLEKRWGLNAAVVIPTPSAHEHLEKAIGHAVAAYLGEQMRDGMTLAIGGGATLHASLGFLARRQLKRASVVALVGSLPHSQWINPSIVAAKVADVFEVDSYQITAPVMVDNPSLRDLLWAQPTLQDVRRRAAAADIALLTVGDMSPDATIFRHGIVPSSLIAPLKAKGAVANMLCYFVDAAGRLVDHEVNGRVMAIDLEMVGQVPNVVLAAGGKRKVAAILAALKAVSTNVLITDSETATALLAKGG
- a CDS encoding ABC transporter substrate-binding protein, whose translation is MKTLFIKLLASQLALAATLFAGVASAETLTLYTSQPEADAAKTVDAFKKAQPGIDVTIYRSGTSDILTKMAAEFAAGSPQADVLLIADAVSMELLKKDDRLMAYPEAKLDGIEADAYDADKTYFGSKLITTGIVYNTAAAEKPEHWADLAKPAYADGLVMPSPLYSGAAAYLLSGFAGDTNYGWDFFQKLKTNNTVSVRGNGAVLKSVASGEKPYGILVDFMAMNAKKKGSPVEFVFPSEGVPAVTEPVAIMKTAKNVDGAKKFVDFILSDEGQKLALSMGYLPARASVGRPDWLPEGVNVKVMPFDTKAIVAKTDADKAKFQELFGG